In one Xyrauchen texanus isolate HMW12.3.18 unplaced genomic scaffold, RBS_HiC_50CHRs HiC_scaffold_564, whole genome shotgun sequence genomic region, the following are encoded:
- the LOC127642357 gene encoding GTP-binding protein 2-like, which yields MDTRVSELFGTVSTQKSSSQGASNGAGVTASRKSTAKNCKKFKHRSARYPKASNNPPYLPPEVEEGNIEYKLKLVNPTQYRFEHLATQMKWRLQEGRGEAVYQIGVEDNGLLVGLSEDDMRASLKTLHRMAEKVGADITVLREREVDYDSDELHRIAEVLIRKVPDDQQFLDLRVAVLGNVDSGKSTLLGVLTQGELDNGRGRARLNLFRHLHEIQTGRTSSISIEILGFDSKGEVVNYSESRTAEEICESASKMITFIDLAGHHKYLKTTIFGLTSYCPDFAMLVVSANTGIAGTTREHLGLAMALKVPIYIVVSKVDLCTKGTVERTVRQLERILKQPGCNKVPMLVSTTDDAVTAAQKFAQSPSITPIFTLSSVSGESLDLLKVFFNILPPLSNSKEQEELMQQLTEFQIDEIYTVPDVGTVVGGNLFSGICREGEQLVVGPTDDGQFRELMVCSIQRNRSGCRVLRAGQAATLALGDFDRSLLRKGMVMVSPEMNPTICWSFEAEIVLLFHAKTFHKGFQVTVHVGNVRQTATVEALQGKDELRTGEKAVVRFKFIKHPEYLKVGSKLLFREGVTKGIGQVTKLQPASQYQHHL from the exons ATGGATACGCGGGTGTCGGAGCTGTTCGGGACCGTTTCCACACAGAAGTCCAGCTCTCAGGGAGCGAGTAATGGGGCTGGAGTGACTGCCAGCAGAAAATCAACCGCGAAAAATTGCAAAAAGTTTAAACACCGGTCAGCCCGGTACCCCAAAGCCAGCAATAACCCGCCTTATCTACCTCCAGAG GTTGAAGAGGGAAACATTGAGTACAAG CTGAAGCTGGTTAACCCCACACAGTACCGCTTTGAGCACCTGGCCACACAGATGAAGTGGAGGTTACAGGAGGGCCGAGGGGAGGCTGTGTATCAGATCGGTGTGGAGGACAACGGGCTGCTGGTGGGCCTGTCAGAGGACGATATGAGAGCTTCGCTCAAAACACTCCACAGGATGGCTGAGAA GGTGGGTGCTGACATCACAGTTCTCAGGGAGAGGGAGGTGGATTATGACTCTGACGAACTACACAGAATAGCTGAAGTCCTCATCAGGAAAGTGCCAGATGATCAGCAG TTCCTGGACCTGCGTGTAGCTGTGTTGGGCAACGTGGACTCAGGGAAGTCCACTCTGCTTGGTGTTCTTACTCAGGGAGAGCTGGACAATGGCAGAGGACGGGCACGACTCAACCTCTTCAGACACCTGCATGAAATCCAGACAGGAAGAACCTCCAGCATCAGCATTGAGATATTGGGTTTTGATAGCAAAGGAGAG GTGGTGAACTACAGTGAGTCCCGAACAGCAGAGGAGATCTGTGAGAGTGCCTCAAAAATGATCACCTTCATTGACCTGGCAGGCCACCACAAATACCTGAAGACCACCATCTTTGGCTTAACCAGCTACTGTCCAGACTTTGCCATGCTTGTCGTCAGTGCAAACACTGGCATCG CGGGTACAACACGGGAGCACTTGGGTCTGGCCATGGCATTGAAGGTGCCCATCTATATTGTGGTGAGTAAGGTGGACCTGTGCACTAAGGGCACAGTGGAGCGCACTGTCCGACAGCTGGAGCGCATCCTCAAACAGCCTGGCTGCAACAAAGTGCCCATGCTAGTTTCCACTACAGATGATGCTGTCACTGCCGCCCAGAAGTTCGCCCAGTCACCCAG catcactccaatCTTCACCCTGTCCAGCGTGTCAGGCGAGAGTCTGGATTTGCTGAAGGTCTTCTTTAACATTCTACCTCCTCTCAGCAACAGCAAGGAACAAGAGGAACTCATGCAACAGCTCACTGAGTTTCAG ATTGATGAGATCTATACAGTGCCAGATGTTGGAACAGTAGTCGGTGGAAATCTCTTCAG TGGGATCTGCCGGGAGGGGGAGCAGCTGGTGGTTGGACCCACAGATGATGGGCAGTTTCGGGAGCTGATGGTGTGCAGTATCCAGAGGAACCGCTCAGGATGCAGGGTGCTCAGAGCTGGCCAGGCAGCTACTTTGGCACTGGGAGATTTTGACCGGTCACTCTTACGAAAG GGTATGGTGATGGTTAGCCCAGAGATGAACCCCACTATCTGCTGGAGCTTTGAGGCAGAGATCGTTTTACTGTTCCATGCTAAAACTTTCCATAAGGGCTTCCAGGTCACTGTCCATGTTGGCAACGTCAGACAGACAGCCACAGTTGAGGCTCTGCAAGGAAAG GATGAGCTCCGCACTGGTGAGAAAGCTGTGGTACGATTCAAGTTCATCAAACACCCAGAGTACTTGAAGGTGGGATCTAAGCTGCTCTTCAGAGAGGGAGTCACCAAAGGCATCGGGCAGGTCACCAAACTCCAGCCTGCGTCTCAGTACCAGCACCATCTTTGA